CGCGAATCCCCTTCCGCCGGCTGCGCATGTCCTGAGCCTTTTGCAGAGCCTTCTTCTTCTGCTCGAGGGTCAGCTTCGGTAACGCCATTTTTCCACCTCCTATTCGATGTTCTGGACTTGCTCCCGGATCTTCTCCAACTCGCTCTTGACCTCGATGACGACCTTGGCTATCTGGCCGTCACTGGCTTTCGAGCCAATGGTGTTGATCTCGCGGTTCATCTCCTGGAGTAGGAAGTCCAGACGGCGCCCAACGGCTTCTGACTGTTCCAGACTCTGCCGCATCTGGGCAAGGTGGCTTCTGAGGCGAACTATCTCCTCAGTGACGTTACTTCGTTCAGCGAAAAGGACGACCTCCGTCGCCAGACGACCCTCGTCGATCTCCACGCCCGGGAGGATCTCCTTGACTCGGTCGGCCAGTCGTCGGCGGTAGTCCTCGACGGTCTGCGGCGCTCTCTCCTCGATGGCCCCGGTGTGGTCTTCGATGCTGGCCAAGCGGCCCACGAGGTCGGCCCGCAGGCGTTCGCCCTCCCGCTCACGCATGGCGAGCATGGCGTCCAGGGCCTGATCGACCGCGGGGGACAGGGACTCCCAGAGTCGTTCGATGTCCTCGGGGACCTCGGTGATGTTGAAGACATCCGGGAGCCGGGCGATCAGGTCCAGCTTGGTTTGGGCTCGCAGCCCCAGTGACTGCCCGAGCTCCCTGAGTTTCTCATAGTACGAGGAGGCCAGCTCCTGGTCAACCTCGACCCGGCGGCGGCGCTCACCGTAGGCCTCCCGGATGACCGTCACATCGACCCGGCCCCGGCTGACCTTGGCCTGCACCAGGTTACGGATCCGTTCCTCCAGCGGGCTCAGGTCTTTCTGCATCCGGATGACGACTTCGGAGAACCGGTGATTGACCGACCGGACCTCCACCACCACTTTGCGCTGACCATTAGCCATCTCCGCCCGACCGTAGCCGGTCATGCTCCGGATCATCTGGTTACCTCTCTTGAGCCCCGCCATATGGTCGCAAAACAGGGGTGGTCCCAGGAAGTACCTCAATTACCAGGGCCGCCCCTACTCAAGCCCTACTATTCGCGTCATGACGGGGTAATCCCTTCTTGGCAGGCAAAAAATTGAGATAGGAGTCCATTTTTGGCTAGTGTCTGCCATTTACGGCTCTACTATCCCTGCCCGGCCAGCCGAGCCCGCTAGAAAGGCAGTCCGACCTGATAGAAGTCACCCGGTCGGAGGAGATTGGAGGCGGCCAGACCGATCAGGCGGACCGGACTGGTCCCCGGAATGGCCCGCTCCGCGAGGCCCGCCGCGGCCTCGGCGAAGACGCCGGCCTCGTCGGTCGGCTCGTGCAGGGTCTGGCTGCGGGTGAGGTTGGTGAAGTCGGCCAGCCGGACCTTGACCGTCACCGTCCGGGCCAGAAAATGCCCCTCCCGCAACCGGTCGGCCACCTCGGCGGCAAAGTCACCGAGGACGGCGAGGAGCCGTTCGCGGTCGCGGACATCGTGAGCAAAGGTTGTCTCGACCCCCACCGACTTCGTCTCTTGCCTGGGCTCGACCGGCCGCTCGTCGATACCCCTGGCCAAGAGGGCGACCTCTTCGGCCCGCCGTCCGAATATCCGGACCATCAGGGCCGGATCCACCCGTCTGAGATCGCCGACGGTGAAGACTCCGATCCGGTGCAATTCTTCCTCGGTCCTCAGGCCGATGCCCCAGAGCTGCCTGACGGGCAGCTCCGGCAGGAGACGCTCGGCCGCCGCCTCGTCCAGGACGACGAAGCCGTCCGGTTTCTTGAGGTCTGATGCCAGTTTGGCCAGGAGCTTGTTCGGGGCGACCCCGACCGAGGCGGTCAGCCCCGTCTCCCGGGCGATCCTGGTCTTGATCTCGGCGGCGATGGCCGTCGCCGTACGACCGCTGAGTCGGCCGGCCCGGGTCACGTCGAGGAAGGCTTCATCTAGCGACAGGGGCTCGACCAGGTCGGTGTAGTTGTGGAAGACCCGTCTGATCTGGCGGGAGAAGGCCACATAGCGGTCGATTCGCGGGCGGACCAGGATGGCCTGGGGGCACAGAGCCAGGGCCTGCCGGGTGGGCATGGCCGAGCGCACCCCGAACCGCCGAGCCTCGTAGGAGGCGGTCGAGACCACCCCCCTGGCCTGAGGGCTCCCCCCGACGATGACCGGGAGGCCCCTGAGAGCGGGGTTGTCCAGCTGTTCGACGGCGGCGAAGAAGGCATCCATGTCCACGTGGATGATGGATCGCCCGGCTCCTTCGTTCATCCCTCTATCTGCCCCTGTTCCTCAGACGGCCCCGGTTCAAACGAACGGACCGCGCCCCTTGCTTCGACCCGGCCCGGCCGACCACCTGCCGATCGGGGGGGTTCCGGGCCCAGCACCCTGTCCGGGTTCGACTCCTCCCGCAATAGCAAGTCGGGCTCCCTTCAGGGGGCCCGACCCGGAGACCAGCCTTTCCAGAGGGTCCGCCCGGACGGTCCGGAGTGACGGCTCAGCGGTACCGGACCCCCGCCTTGGCCAGCCGGTCGACGGCTTCCTTCAACCGCTCCTCGGGCACGGTCAGGGCGACCCTGACGAACCCCTCGCCGTGCGGACCGTAGGCGACCCCTGGCGTGACCACCACGGCGGCCTTCTCCAGGCAGACCCCGGCGAACTCTCCGGAGGTCTGACCTGGCGGGGTCGGAACCCAGACGTAGAAGGTCCCCTTGGGCTTCTCCAGCGGCCAGCCCAGAGAGTTCATCCCGGCGATGAAGACATCCCGGCGGCGGGCATACATCTCGTTCATCTTTACGAAGAAGTCCCGCGGTCGATGGTCGAAACCGGCCACGGCGGCCTCCTGAATGGCCGTGAACTGACCGGAGTCGGTGTTCGTCTTGATGATCCCGAGGGCCCCGATGGCGTCCTGGTTACCGACCATGGCCGCGATCCGCCAGCCGGTCATGTTGAAGGGCTTCGAGAAGCTGTAGAATTCCACCGCCACGTCCTTGGCCCCCTCGACGGACAGGGCGCTGGGGGCCACGAAGTCGTCGTAGGTCATCTCGGCGTAGGCGTTGTCGCTGGCCAAGAGGATGTCGTAGCGGCGGCAGAAGTCCACCGCCCGGCAGAAGAAGTCAAGGTCGGCCACGGCCGACGTGGGGTTGTTCGGGTAGTTGATGAAGAGGATCTTGGCCCTCCTGGCGATCTCGGCCGGGATGGCCTCCAGGTCGGGCAGGAACTTGTTCTTCGGGAGCAGGGGGAGAAGATACGGGTCACCGCCGCACAGGAGGGTATGGGTCCGGTAGACGGGGTAAGCCGGGTCGGGGATCAGGACGACGTCTCCCGGATCGACATAGGCCCAGATGAGATGGGCCAGCCCCTCTTTGGATCCGATCAGGGCCATGACTTCCTTGTCGGGGTCGAGGTCGACGGAGAACCTGCGTCGGTACCAGTCGGCCAGCCCTTCTCGGTAGGCTTTGGAACCCTCGTAGTCCGGGTAGCGGTGGTAGGCCGGCTTCTTGATGGCCCGGCCCATCTCCTCGACGATCCAATCCGGGGTGGGCTGGTCGGGGTCGCCGATGCCCAGGGCGATCACGTCGGCGCCCCGGGCGGTCAGTTCCGCCTTACGCTTGTCCATCTGGGCGAAGATATACGGGGGAATGGTCTCGATCCGCTTGGCCCTTCTCATGGCTTTGGCTGCCTCCCACATGGGGTCGCGTTCAGTCGCGGCCGCCGGTCCTTGATTAGTTATCTTGGGCTGGGCATGGACACCTGTTGGCTCAGGCTCAGTATGGATAGTCGCCGGCGAAGACCTCGACCGTCGGGCCGGTCAGGTAGACGTGGTCGTCGGCGGCCCAGTCGACAAGCAGTTGGCCTCCGTCCACGCGGACGAGGGCCCGACGGGCGGCCAGACCATTCAGGGAACAGGCCACGACCGAGGCCGAGGCCCCGGTCCCGCAGGCCAGGGTGATCCCGGAACCGCGCTCCCAGACCCGCATGATCAACTCATCACCGGTCACGACCTGGACGAACTCGACGTTGGTCCGCCGCGGAAAGAGCGAGTGATTCTCGATCTGCGGGCCGATCCTGGGCAGGTCGATCCCGCTGACCTGATCGACGACGAAGACGGCGTGAGGGTTCCCCATGGAGATGGCGGTGAACTTCATCCGCCGGCCCTCGACCTCGATCTCCTCCCCGATGACCCGCTGGTCGGCAGGTTCCCCGCTCACCGGGATGTCCCGCCGGGCGAGCCGCGGCCGACCCATGTCGACCCGGACGGCGATGGCCCGTCCGTGGTCCTCCTGGATGATCTCAGTCTTGATCAAGCCGGCCCCGGTCTCGATGGTCAATTGCTTGCCGTCGGCCATCTTCCGGTCATGGACATATTTGGAGAAGCCGCGGATGCCATTGCCGCACATCTCACCCTCGGTCCCGTCGGCGTTGAACATCCGCATCCGGAAGTCGGCCTTCTTCGACGGCAGGATGAGGATGATGCCGTCGGCGCCGACCCCGAAGTGTCGGTCGCTCATCCTTTCCGCCAATTCCGGGAGGTCTTCCTCGTCAATCTTGGTCTCGAAGCCGTTGATGAACAGATAATCGTTGCCCGCACCCTGAAGTTTTACGAAGCGCAAGTGTCGCGTCATCCCTTCCTCAGACGAACTCCCTGAGCCCAGCCCAGGGAGACGGTGAGTTTCAAGCTATGACAGCATATTCCCTATTCGTCTTCATTGTCCTCCTTGGGACGGGACACTTCCCGGCCACGCCCGATCTGCATCCATATTCTCTCTTTGCCGTGATAGATAAATACCCGGCGAAGGCTGACGAAGATGTTCGGGCCGCCGGACAAGATCAAGACCCAGAGCCAATCGCCGACGGTCAGGGCGGTGGTCTTGAAGACCGGCTGCATCCCCGGTAGGTAGATCGTCCCGAGCATCATCGCCGTCGACACGGCCACCGCCCCGATGAGCAGAGGGTTGGTGAAGAACCCCAGTTTCAAGAGGGACCGGCGCTCCGATCGGCAGTCGAAGACGTGGATCAACTGACACGAGACCAGGGTGGCGAAGGCCAGGGTCCGGGCGTGCTCGATGGGGGCCCCGACATGCAGGGGGACCCAGAAGCCGATCAGGGTGGCGAGGCCGATCATCAGGCCGCGGACGGAGATCTTGATCGCCAGGCGGCGGGCGAAGACGCTTTCCTGAGGCGGTCGCGGGGGGCGGTCGGCGACGTCCGGTTCCGGCGGTTCGACTCCCAGAGCCATCGCCGGCAGACCGTCCGTGACCAGGTTGACCATGAGGATCTGAATGGGGATGAGCGGCAAAGGCAGGCCGGCCACGGCGGCCAGGAACATGACCAGGATCTCCCCGACATTGCACGACAGCAGGTAGCGGATGAACTTGCGGATGTTGTCATAGATGGCCCGCCCCTCTTCGATGGCGGCCACGATGGTGGCGAAGTTGTCGTCGGCCAGGACCATCGACGAGGCCTCCTTAGTCACGTCGGTCCCACTCAGGCCCATGGCCACACCGATGTCGGCCTCCTTGACCGCCGGGGCGTCGTTGACCCCGTCTCCGGTCATCGCCACGACCTGCCCCTTCTGCTTGAGGGCGCGGACGATCCTCAGCTTGTGGTGGGGAGAGACGCGGGCATAGACCCTGGCCGTCTGAGCGGCGCGAGCCAGCTCGCGGTCGGACATCTTGTCGAGCTCGCGGCCGGTGAGAATGGCCCCGCCCGAGATTGACGTCGTCTCGAGGATCCCGATCTCCTGGGCGATGGCCCTGGCCGTGGCCCAGTGATCGCCGGTGATCATGACCGTCCGGACACCGGCCCGCTGGCAAGTCTGGACCGCCCGGTAGACCTCCTTCCGTGGCGGGTCGATCATCCCGACCAAGCCGATGAAGCATAAGTCCCGCTCCAGTGGGGCGAGGTCCTCGGCCTCGGTCCGTCCGCCCAGGACGGCGGCGGCCCTGGGGTCGCCGGCCGGGATCCGCCTGGCGGCCAGACCCAGCACCCGCAGGGCGTCGCCGGCCATCTCCTCGTTGGCCTTCAGGATCTCGTGGCGGTCGGCCGCGAAGAGCGCCCTCTCCCCCGCCTCGTCGCGGAAGCGGGTGCAGAGGTCGATGACCGTGTCGGCGGCCCCCTTGCAGAGGAGCCAGAGGCCGCCATCCACCCGATGGAAGGTGGTCATCCGGCGACGCTCGGATTCGAAGGGGATCTCCGCCACCCTGGGCCACTCGGCTTCGATCTCTTCGACCAGTAGCCCGGCCTTGGCGGCGGCGACAACCAGGGCGCCCTCGGTCGGGTCGCCCTTGATCCCCCCCGGGGCCAATCTGGCGTCAGCGCAGAGCGCTCCGACGAGGAGGGCCAGGCGCAGAGCCTCGTTGCGCCGCGGGTCCAGAGGCTCCCTACCGTCGCCGTAGAATCGGCCCTTAGGGCTGTAACCGGTCCCACTGACGTAGACTGAGCGGTGGCCGGCGATTATCCGCCTGACCGTCATCTGGTTCTCGGTCAACGTCCCGGTCTTGTCGGAACAGACGACGGTGGCGCAGCCGAGCGTCTCAACCGCCGGGAGCCTGCGGACGATGG
Above is a genomic segment from Bacillota bacterium containing:
- a CDS encoding YicC/YloC family endoribonuclease; translation: MIRSMTGYGRAEMANGQRKVVVEVRSVNHRFSEVVIRMQKDLSPLEERIRNLVQAKVSRGRVDVTVIREAYGERRRRVEVDQELASSYYEKLRELGQSLGLRAQTKLDLIARLPDVFNITEVPEDIERLWESLSPAVDQALDAMLAMREREGERLRADLVGRLASIEDHTGAIEERAPQTVEDYRRRLADRVKEILPGVEIDEGRLATEVVLFAERSNVTEEIVRLRSHLAQMRQSLEQSEAVGRRLDFLLQEMNREINTIGSKASDGQIAKVVIEVKSELEKIREQVQNIE
- the dinB gene encoding DNA polymerase IV codes for the protein MNEGAGRSIIHVDMDAFFAAVEQLDNPALRGLPVIVGGSPQARGVVSTASYEARRFGVRSAMPTRQALALCPQAILVRPRIDRYVAFSRQIRRVFHNYTDLVEPLSLDEAFLDVTRAGRLSGRTATAIAAEIKTRIARETGLTASVGVAPNKLLAKLASDLKKPDGFVVLDEAAAERLLPELPVRQLWGIGLRTEEELHRIGVFTVGDLRRVDPALMVRIFGRRAEEVALLARGIDERPVEPRQETKSVGVETTFAHDVRDRERLLAVLGDFAAEVADRLREGHFLARTVTVKVRLADFTNLTRSQTLHEPTDEAGVFAEAAAGLAERAIPGTSPVRLIGLAASNLLRPGDFYQVGLPF
- a CDS encoding LL-diaminopimelate aminotransferase; this translates as MRRAKRIETIPPYIFAQMDKRKAELTARGADVIALGIGDPDQPTPDWIVEEMGRAIKKPAYHRYPDYEGSKAYREGLADWYRRRFSVDLDPDKEVMALIGSKEGLAHLIWAYVDPGDVVLIPDPAYPVYRTHTLLCGGDPYLLPLLPKNKFLPDLEAIPAEIARRAKILFINYPNNPTSAVADLDFFCRAVDFCRRYDILLASDNAYAEMTYDDFVAPSALSVEGAKDVAVEFYSFSKPFNMTGWRIAAMVGNQDAIGALGIIKTNTDSGQFTAIQEAAVAGFDHRPRDFFVKMNEMYARRRDVFIAGMNSLGWPLEKPKGTFYVWVPTPPGQTSGEFAGVCLEKAAVVVTPGVAYGPHGEGFVRVALTVPEERLKEAVDRLAKAGVRYR
- the dapF gene encoding diaminopimelate epimerase, giving the protein MRFVKLQGAGNDYLFINGFETKIDEEDLPELAERMSDRHFGVGADGIILILPSKKADFRMRMFNADGTEGEMCGNGIRGFSKYVHDRKMADGKQLTIETGAGLIKTEIIQEDHGRAIAVRVDMGRPRLARRDIPVSGEPADQRVIGEEIEVEGRRMKFTAISMGNPHAVFVVDQVSGIDLPRIGPQIENHSLFPRRTNVEFVQVVTGDELIMRVWERGSGITLACGTGASASVVACSLNGLAARRALVRVDGGQLLVDWAADDHVYLTGPTVEVFAGDYPY
- a CDS encoding cation-translocating P-type ATPase, producing the protein MSDEPLYSLEPAAVAGLLRTDLERGLSAREAERRLDEVGPNTLKEAGGVSPLAIILEQFSDFMVLVLLGATVVSFLLGEISDAVTIIAIVIINAVLGFVQEYRAERSLAALRELTAPTARVVRDRAEFEVDAATLVPGDLVMVEAGDQVPADLRLIEASSLAAEEAALTGESHPVRKTPRAVAADQRPTLGEQGCMLFMGSVITRGRGRGLVVKTGMSTEMGLIAGMIQESGEEETPLQRRLEQLGKYIVAACLVICGVVVVVGVRNGESIYRMFLAGVSLAVAAIPEGLPAIVTIALALGVQRMSKRQAIVRRLPAVETLGCATVVCSDKTGTLTENQMTVRRIIAGHRSVYVSGTGYSPKGRFYGDGREPLDPRRNEALRLALLVGALCADARLAPGGIKGDPTEGALVVAAAKAGLLVEEIEAEWPRVAEIPFESERRRMTTFHRVDGGLWLLCKGAADTVIDLCTRFRDEAGERALFAADRHEILKANEEMAGDALRVLGLAARRIPAGDPRAAAVLGGRTEAEDLAPLERDLCFIGLVGMIDPPRKEVYRAVQTCQRAGVRTVMITGDHWATARAIAQEIGILETTSISGGAILTGRELDKMSDRELARAAQTARVYARVSPHHKLRIVRALKQKGQVVAMTGDGVNDAPAVKEADIGVAMGLSGTDVTKEASSMVLADDNFATIVAAIEEGRAIYDNIRKFIRYLLSCNVGEILVMFLAAVAGLPLPLIPIQILMVNLVTDGLPAMALGVEPPEPDVADRPPRPPQESVFARRLAIKISVRGLMIGLATLIGFWVPLHVGAPIEHARTLAFATLVSCQLIHVFDCRSERRSLLKLGFFTNPLLIGAVAVSTAMMLGTIYLPGMQPVFKTTALTVGDWLWVLILSGGPNIFVSLRRVFIYHGKERIWMQIGRGREVSRPKEDNEDE